Proteins co-encoded in one Hemibagrus wyckioides isolate EC202008001 linkage group LG26, SWU_Hwy_1.0, whole genome shotgun sequence genomic window:
- the LOC131346898 gene encoding GTPase IMAP family member 4-like isoform X2 has translation METTDNEPKEPDHSSGLRFIDDREKQIDSDRDRQELDSQSATSDNAADYEYMEPDHSIGSRQEHNHQSARDLSCMNLETTDNESMGQPVDSNDEEPSHSSGSRENGRIQKKTKRQEKKNMSYKLKEKTEENKRLEGQLKKVNIQLTEKEEENRRLEGQLKKVKIQLTEKEEENSRLERSLQEANHNHRKLKNNIYSLIWLTSMLVLVPLGIGLHFAFKEQEVTHPELRLMLVGKTGAGKSASGNTILREEAFRVEASPASVTANCKVKNKILDGKNITIIDTPGVMDTWLISDQMAYNAHNCISMFSPKPHVFLLVIRLGRFTLEESNAVKWIQENFGEEALNFTMILFTGGDLLEGKPVEKFISNSYDLQKLVDTCKGRYHVFNNFDQSNHTQVTELLVKINVMLHLNMGYFYTQERIDYKSKEIEIRQEEEFKRKTMEELQMEERRKMNEMAMKLTGELHENKNLKAELEEAYQDVSFWFRVSTGFFFLILMIVFWAKK, from the exons ATGGAGACAACAGATAATGAACCTAAGGAACCAGATCATTCCAGTGGTTTAAG GTTCATTGatgacagagagaaacaaattGACTCTGACAGGGACAGACAGGAACTCGACAGCCAATCAGCAACATCTGATAATGCAGCAGATTATGAATATATGGAACCAGATCATTCCATTGGTTCAAG ACAGGAACACAACCATCAATCAGCAAGAGATCTATCTTGTATGAATCTGGAGACAACAGATAATGAATCTATGGGCCAGCCAGTCGATTCTAATGATGAAGAACCAAGTCATTCCAGTGGTTCAAG AGAAAATGGaaggatacaaaaaaaaacaaaaagacaggaGAAGAAGAACATGTCCTACAAGTTAAAGGAAAAAACAGAggaaaacaaaagacttgaggGACAGTTAAAGAAGGTGAATATACAGTTGACTGAAAAGGAAGAGGAGAATAGAAGACTTGAGGGACAGTTAAAGAAGGTGAAAATACAGTTGActgaaaaggaagaagagaacaGCAGACTTGAGAGATCTTTACAGGAGGCAAATCATAACCACAGAAAATTAAAG AACAACATTTATTCTCTCATTTGGCTGACCTCCATGCTGGTTCTGGTTCCACTGGGTATTGGATTACACTTCGCTTTCAAAG AGCAAGAGGTGACTCATCCTGAGCTTCGACTGATGTTAGTGGGGAAAACTGGAGCAGGAAAGAGTGcatcaggaaacaccatccTGCGTGAAGAGGCCTTCAGAGTCGAGGCGTCTCCTGCGTCTGTGACCGCAAACTGTAAAGTGAAGAACAAAATCCTGGATGGAAAAAACATCACCATAATTGACACTCCCGGTGTCATGGACACGTGGTTAATATCAGACCAAATGGCCTACAATGCACATAATTGTATCTCCATGTTTTCTCCCAAACCACATGTGTTCCTGCTGGTTATCAGGCTGGGAAGATTCACGCTGGAAGAAAGCAACGCTGTGAAGTGGATTCAGGAGAACTTTGGAGAAGAAGCTCTGAATTTCACCATGATCCTCTTCACTGGTGGAGATCTGCTGGAAGGGAAACCAGTGGAGAAGTTTATTAGTAATAGTTATGATCTCCAGAAACTTGTAGACACCTGCAAAGGTAGATATCATGTTTTTAACAACTTTGATCAAAGTAACCACACACAAGTCACAGAGTTGTTGGTAAAGATCAATGTAATGCTACACTTGAACATGGGTTACTTTTACACACAAGAGCGTATTGACTATAAGAGCAAAGAGATAGAAATCAGACAGGAAGAGGAATTTAAGAGGAAAACTATGGAAGAACTGCAaatggaggagaggaggaagatgaaTGAGATGGCAATGAAACTGACAGGTGAGCTGCATGAGAACAAAAATCTGAAGGCAGAGTTAGAAGAGGCGTATCAAGATGTGTCTTTCTGGTTTAGAGTCTCAACTGGCTTCTTCTTTCTAATACTGATGATTGTGTTTTGGGCAAAGAAATAA
- the LOC131346898 gene encoding uncharacterized protein LOC131346898 isoform X1 — protein MAHNLTLTGTERESTTNHLIGLNYNWTNFCPSSVLFFVFELYVVCLCSTRSWRNVVSFHYVLRQLYVVEMTIKLLEFGILNLESAASDVNMETTDNEPKEPDHSSGLRFIDDREKQIDSDRDRQELDSQSATSDNAADYEYMEPDHSIGSRQEHNHQSARDLSCMNLETTDNESMGQPVDSNDEEPSHSSGSRENGRIQKKTKRQEKKNMSYKLKEKTEENKRLEGQLKKVNIQLTEKEEENRRLEGQLKKVKIQLTEKEEENSRLERSLQEANHNHRKLKNNIYSLIWLTSMLVLVPLGIGLHFAFKEQEVTHPELRLMLVGKTGAGKSASGNTILREEAFRVEASPASVTANCKVKNKILDGKNITIIDTPGVMDTWLISDQMAYNAHNCISMFSPKPHVFLLVIRLGRFTLEESNAVKWIQENFGEEALNFTMILFTGGDLLEGKPVEKFISNSYDLQKLVDTCKGRYHVFNNFDQSNHTQVTELLVKINVMLHLNMGYFYTQERIDYKSKEIEIRQEEEFKRKTMEELQMEERRKMNEMAMKLTGELHENKNLKAELEEAYQDVSFWFRVSTGFFFLILMIVFWAKK, from the exons ATGGCTCACAATCTGACTCTGACAGGGACAGAAAGGGaatcaacaaccaatcacttaATTGGACTTAATTATAattggacaaacttctgtcctagctctgtgttgttttttgtgtttgaactatatgttgtatgtttatgtagcaccaggtcctggagaaacgttgtttcatttcactatgtattgcgtcagctgtatgtggttgaaatgacaataaagcttcttgaatttggaatcttgaatcttgaatcagcAGCATCTGACGTGAACATGGAGACAACAGATAATGAACCTAAGGAACCAGATCATTCCAGTGGTTTAAG GTTCATTGatgacagagagaaacaaattGACTCTGACAGGGACAGACAGGAACTCGACAGCCAATCAGCAACATCTGATAATGCAGCAGATTATGAATATATGGAACCAGATCATTCCATTGGTTCAAG ACAGGAACACAACCATCAATCAGCAAGAGATCTATCTTGTATGAATCTGGAGACAACAGATAATGAATCTATGGGCCAGCCAGTCGATTCTAATGATGAAGAACCAAGTCATTCCAGTGGTTCAAG AGAAAATGGaaggatacaaaaaaaaacaaaaagacaggaGAAGAAGAACATGTCCTACAAGTTAAAGGAAAAAACAGAggaaaacaaaagacttgaggGACAGTTAAAGAAGGTGAATATACAGTTGACTGAAAAGGAAGAGGAGAATAGAAGACTTGAGGGACAGTTAAAGAAGGTGAAAATACAGTTGActgaaaaggaagaagagaacaGCAGACTTGAGAGATCTTTACAGGAGGCAAATCATAACCACAGAAAATTAAAG AACAACATTTATTCTCTCATTTGGCTGACCTCCATGCTGGTTCTGGTTCCACTGGGTATTGGATTACACTTCGCTTTCAAAG AGCAAGAGGTGACTCATCCTGAGCTTCGACTGATGTTAGTGGGGAAAACTGGAGCAGGAAAGAGTGcatcaggaaacaccatccTGCGTGAAGAGGCCTTCAGAGTCGAGGCGTCTCCTGCGTCTGTGACCGCAAACTGTAAAGTGAAGAACAAAATCCTGGATGGAAAAAACATCACCATAATTGACACTCCCGGTGTCATGGACACGTGGTTAATATCAGACCAAATGGCCTACAATGCACATAATTGTATCTCCATGTTTTCTCCCAAACCACATGTGTTCCTGCTGGTTATCAGGCTGGGAAGATTCACGCTGGAAGAAAGCAACGCTGTGAAGTGGATTCAGGAGAACTTTGGAGAAGAAGCTCTGAATTTCACCATGATCCTCTTCACTGGTGGAGATCTGCTGGAAGGGAAACCAGTGGAGAAGTTTATTAGTAATAGTTATGATCTCCAGAAACTTGTAGACACCTGCAAAGGTAGATATCATGTTTTTAACAACTTTGATCAAAGTAACCACACACAAGTCACAGAGTTGTTGGTAAAGATCAATGTAATGCTACACTTGAACATGGGTTACTTTTACACACAAGAGCGTATTGACTATAAGAGCAAAGAGATAGAAATCAGACAGGAAGAGGAATTTAAGAGGAAAACTATGGAAGAACTGCAaatggaggagaggaggaagatgaaTGAGATGGCAATGAAACTGACAGGTGAGCTGCATGAGAACAAAAATCTGAAGGCAGAGTTAGAAGAGGCGTATCAAGATGTGTCTTTCTGGTTTAGAGTCTCAACTGGCTTCTTCTTTCTAATACTGATGATTGTGTTTTGGGCAAAGAAATAA
- the LOC131346886 gene encoding uncharacterized protein LOC131346886, giving the protein MCSARGHPAGFPSGHGRVPGPPRAGPAGLKKYHHPGPTRHPPQDHKASGDYTLLLRMSIYHLQTDGLVERFNQTLKRMLRRVVDEEGRNWDLLLPYVQDMQARIGRVGPIVQEHMETAQRDQQWVYNRPAQTWELHPRDQVILLVPNTACKFLAKWQGPYTVLKWVGPVNYRPQQPGKRADTQLYHINIIKRWLPAQPVVSAFASATTDPQERPLVGRGEELKAALASRPVLRNPDFQLPFTLHTDASETGLGAVLSQVFEGEEHPVLYTSRKLTPAEKNYAAVEQEALPIKWAIEELRYYLAGHHFTLVTNHAPLQWMAKAKDANARVTRWFLLLQDFSFQGQHRAGGQHGNADGLSRAHSLWARRSPGKRGSELRGRPCDGPAPAAARTQKRATPCLPPFPEKHAQQRFSTLDSGASAARKQISTTANAAKLEHRLEWEKAHQNALGQSEVPLNPSLSSRATQQRGWLCRPHKVRGAPYWINRYTMCCFQAVRTEKSPVWNLSWICTSLLLMPPGLARTPLLPTASSLWFRQKGRRIQKKQEGVEKKNMSDKLKEMTKKNRRLERLLEEASENKSQRKLQLERLLEEANHMNRKLKNNIHSVIWLTLLVLVPLGIGLHFDCKEHEVNHPELRLMLVGKTGTGKSALGNTILREEAFRVEASPSSVTTNCNTKDKILDGENITIIDTPGVMDTWLISTQMAYNAHDCISIFSHKPHVFLLVIRATVVKCRVFWSADQLGVKCS; this is encoded by the exons ATGTGTTCTGCACGTGGCCACCCTGCCGGATTCCCCTCAGGTCACGGTAGAGTTCCAGGGCCACCCCGTGCAGGCCCTGCTGGACTCAAGAAGTACCATCACCCTGGTCCGACCCGGCACCCTCCCCAAGACCACAAAGCCAGCGGGGACTATACCCTTCTCCTGAGGATGTCCATCTATCACCTGCAGACGGATGGGCTGGTGGAGCGGTTTAACCAGACCCTCAAAAGGATGCTGCGGCGGGTGGTGGACGAGGAAGGGAGGAACTGGGATCTCCTCCTCCCCTATGTCCAGGACATGCAGGCCAGAATAGGCCGGGTAGGGCCTATTGTACAGGAACATATGGAGACAGCCCAAAGAGACCAGCAGTGGGTCTACAACAGACCGGCCCAGACCTGGGAGTTACACCCCAGGGACCAGGTGATCCTCCTAGTCCCCAACACCGCCTGCAAGTTCCTGGCCAAGTGGCAGGGCCCCTACACAGTCCTCAAATGGGTTGGGCCTGTGAACTACCGCCCCCAACAACCAGGTAAGCGTGCAGACACACAGCTGTACCACATCAACATCATAAAAAGATGGTTGCCGGCCCAGCCAGTTGTGTCTGCATTTGCTTCTGCCACCACAGACCCCCAGGAGCGCCCCCTGGTCGGGAGGGGAGAGGAGCTGAAAGCGGCGCTAGCCAGCCGCCCGGTGCTCCGAAACCCTGATTTCCAGCTCCCCTTCACCCTCCACACCGACGCCTCCGAGACAGGGCTCGGCGCAGTTCTGTCCCAGGTATTTGAAGGGGAGGAGCACCCGGTCCTCTACACCTCAAGGAAGCTGACCCCGGCTGAGAAAAACTACGCGGCAGTTGAACAAGAAGCCCTGCCAATCAAATGGGCCATTGAGGAACTGCGCTACTACCTGGCAGGGCACCACTTCACCCTGGTCACCAACCACGCACCCCTGCAGTGGATGGCTAAAGCCAAAGACGCCAATGCGCGGGTGACTAGGTGGTTCCTCTTGTTGCAGGACTTCTCGTTCCAGGGCCAGCACAGAGCTGGGGGCCAACATGGGAACGCAGATGGTCTGTCTCGCGCCCACTCCCTTTGGGCCCGAAGATCGCCAGGAAAAAGGGGCTCAGAGCTAAGGGGGAGGCCCTGTGATGGCCCCGCACCCGCTGCCGCACGCACACAGAAAAGAGCCACTCCTTGCCTCCCTCCTTTCCCGGAAAAACACGCACAGCAGCGCTTCAGCACCCTGGACAGCGGCGCCAGTGCAGCGCGGAAGCAGATCAGCACCACGGCCAATGCTGCTAAATTAGAGCACAGGCTGGAGTGGGAGAAAGCACACCAAAATGCTCTGGGCCAATCAGAAGTGCCCTTAAACCCTTCACTCTCCAGCAGAGCAACACAGCAGAGAGGTTGGCTCTGTCGGCCACACAAGGTGAGGGGAGCCCCCTACTGGATTAACAGGTACACTATGTGTTGTTTCCAGGCAGTTCGGACTGAGAAAAGCCCTGTGTGGAATCTCTCCTGGATCTGCACCAGCCTCCTCCTGATGCCCCCAGGCCTGGCCAGGACCCCGCTGCTGCCCACAGCTTCTTCACTCTGGTTCAG ACAAAAAGGAAGGAGGatacaaaagaaacaagaaggAGTGGAGAAGAAAAACATGTCTGATAAGTTGAAGGAAATGACAAAGAAGAACAGAAGACTTGAGAGACTGTTAGAGGAGGCCAGTGAAAACAAATCTCAAAGAAAACTGCAACTTGAGAGACTGTTAGAGGAGGCAAATCATATGAACAGGAAATTAAAG AACAACATTCATTCTGTCATTTGGCTGACCCTGCTGGTTCTGGTTCCACTGGGTATTGGATTACACTTTGATTGTAAAG AACATGAGGTGAATCATCCTGAGCTTCGACTGATGTTAGTGGGGAAAACTGGAACAGGAAAGAGTGCATTAGGAAACACCATCCTGCGTGAAGAGGCCTTCAGAGTCGAGGCGTCTCCTTCATCTGTGACCACAAACTGTAATACGAAGGACAAAATCCTGGATGGTGAGAACATCACCATAATTGACACTCCTGGTGTCATGGACACGTGGCTAATATCGACCCAAATGGCCTACAATGCACATGATTGTATCTCCATTTTTTCTCACAAACCACATGTGTTCCTGCTGGTTATCAGAGCTACTGTAGTTAAGTGCAGGGTTTTTTGGAGTGCTGACCAGTTAGGAGTAAAGTGTTCATAG